One segment of Leuconostoc lactis DNA contains the following:
- a CDS encoding glycerophosphodiester phosphodiesterase family protein, whose translation MTKQTQIIAHRGYRAVAPENTLPAFEAALAYDIDMLEMDLHRTKDGHLVVIHDETVDRTTNGTGLVKDLTLAEIKALDAGQYKDPKMPGVTVPTFAEFLTFLQAQHFAKTLLIEIKTDHQDYPGIEADILALVAEFKPSYPIIYQSFNLETLKTIRRLAPTADVAALAVWGGYKVYWLKWRGVFDYVHVDMRILKHKPKIFWRSNWHTRVWTVDNEADMRRVFKAGLRGLITNNVALATRIRQEIQGEQHD comes from the coding sequence ATGACAAAACAAACACAAATTATTGCGCATCGCGGTTATCGCGCGGTGGCCCCTGAAAATACGTTACCAGCGTTTGAAGCAGCCTTGGCGTATGACATTGATATGCTCGAAATGGACTTGCATCGGACCAAAGATGGCCACCTTGTCGTGATTCATGACGAAACGGTTGATCGCACAACTAACGGGACTGGTCTTGTCAAAGACCTAACTTTGGCTGAGATTAAGGCGTTAGATGCTGGTCAATATAAAGACCCCAAAATGCCCGGCGTGACGGTGCCAACTTTTGCGGAATTTTTAACGTTTTTGCAAGCACAACATTTTGCTAAAACGTTATTGATTGAAATTAAGACAGATCATCAGGATTATCCAGGTATTGAGGCTGATATTTTAGCGTTGGTGGCTGAGTTTAAGCCAAGTTATCCAATTATTTATCAAAGTTTTAACTTGGAGACCCTAAAGACCATTCGTCGGTTAGCGCCAACAGCTGATGTCGCAGCGTTAGCTGTATGGGGTGGCTATAAGGTCTATTGGTTAAAATGGCGCGGGGTCTTTGACTATGTCCATGTTGATATGCGCATTTTAAAGCATAAGCCGAAAATTTTTTGGCGCTCAAACTGGCATACCCGTGTTTGGACTGTGGACAACGAAGCTGATATGCGCCGTGTGTTTAAAGCGGGGTTACGTGGTCTGATCACGAATAACGTCGCCCTGGCGACGCGCATTCGTCAAGAAATACAAGGAGAGCAGCATGACTAA
- the miaA gene encoding tRNA (adenosine(37)-N6)-dimethylallyltransferase MiaA, with protein MTKIVVIAGPTASGKSDLAIKMAQQFNGEIISADAMQIYRTLDVGTAKVSPEEQELVPHHLIDIVDMTDTFSVADFVAQADQAIADIVSRGKLPIIAGGTGFYVKALLGAQTLDYVASDATEVAALQAEALPDLVATLQGLDQSLAERVDLNNKQRVIRAIQIARHGKHDEQPARPNYEAFVVGLDWPREVLYERINARAEKMLAAGLLDEADRILAAGGETIQAGKAIGYKEFFPYLTGDVTLAEATAQMQQDSRRYAKRQLTYLRHQIPGLIWLSGQHAATTLSDWLTTWLAASE; from the coding sequence ATGACTAAAATTGTCGTAATTGCGGGACCAACTGCTTCTGGTAAAAGTGATTTAGCCATTAAAATGGCGCAACAGTTTAATGGTGAAATTATTTCCGCCGATGCCATGCAAATTTATCGTACGTTAGATGTGGGTACAGCGAAGGTGAGTCCAGAGGAGCAAGAATTGGTGCCGCATCATTTAATTGATATTGTTGATATGACAGATACCTTTTCGGTAGCTGATTTCGTGGCGCAAGCAGATCAAGCGATTGCTGACATTGTGTCACGGGGTAAATTACCGATTATTGCTGGTGGGACCGGCTTTTATGTAAAAGCATTACTTGGGGCACAAACGCTAGATTATGTCGCTAGCGATGCGACAGAGGTCGCAGCGTTACAAGCTGAGGCGTTACCTGACTTAGTCGCGACGTTGCAGGGATTAGATCAATCGTTGGCCGAACGAGTTGATTTAAACAATAAACAACGCGTTATCCGCGCCATCCAGATTGCACGACACGGCAAACACGATGAACAGCCAGCACGACCAAACTATGAGGCCTTCGTGGTGGGATTGGATTGGCCACGTGAGGTTTTGTATGAGCGGATCAACGCCCGAGCCGAGAAGATGTTAGCAGCAGGGTTGCTTGATGAGGCCGACCGGATTTTAGCGGCGGGTGGCGAAACCATTCAAGCTGGTAAAGCCATTGGTTATAAAGAATTCTTCCCGTATTTAACTGGGGATGTGACGCTTGCTGAAGCCACTGCGCAAATGCAACAAGATTCGCGCCGTTATGCAAAACGTCAATTGACTTATTTACGGCATCAAATTCCTGGCTTGATTTGGTTATCAGGTCAGCATGCTGCCACGACGTTATCAGACTGGTTAACAACGTGGTTAGCAGCATCAGAGTAA
- a CDS encoding IS3 family transposase yields the protein MIDAVNNWILYDNNTRIQTKLNGHSSVEYRQLAA from the coding sequence TTGATAGATGCTGTTAACAATTGGATACTGTATGACAACAACACACGAATCCAAACAAAATTAAACGGCCACTCATCGGTAGAATACCGGCAACTGGCCGCTTGA
- a CDS encoding HD domain-containing protein, protein MLTDKLHNEKVLRDPIHKFIHIQDRVILDLINTTEFQRLRRIQQLGITSAVFHGAEHSRFGHSVGAYEIARRITEHFEQYYASTSPEDGLWDTNERLVTLSAALLHDIGHGAFSHTFEHLFNTDHEAMTQAIITGDSEIHAVLASVSPDFPNKVASVIAKTYHNPQVVQLISSQLDVDRMDYLLRDAYYTGTKYGEFDIDRILRTMKPTPTGIGFDIAGMHAVEDYVVSRYQMYLQVYFHPVSRGMEVLLEHLLRRAQELYRTESSQNTSTFGPLLTPLFNGEQLSTADYLRLDDHVFMAYIAMWRDHPDKILSDLSRRFLDRRPLKSIVIDDNTAPLLEELEQLVAFTGYNPVYYTARNDAYDLPYDDYKPNVAKPRTQIEFILDDGSHRELSELSPLVAAIKGKASLDQRFFFPKDMLSIEPDDLFADTFKKFRSYIHNNALTIPNPES, encoded by the coding sequence ATGTTAACAGATAAATTACACAACGAGAAGGTCCTACGTGACCCCATCCACAAATTCATTCACATTCAAGATCGTGTGATCCTTGATCTCATTAATACGACTGAATTTCAACGCTTACGCCGGATTCAACAGCTTGGCATTACCAGCGCTGTTTTTCATGGGGCCGAACATTCACGTTTTGGCCATTCTGTTGGTGCCTATGAAATTGCCCGTCGGATTACCGAGCATTTTGAACAGTATTATGCGTCCACTTCACCAGAAGATGGCCTCTGGGATACCAACGAACGGCTGGTAACGCTATCTGCTGCCCTATTGCACGATATTGGACACGGGGCTTTTTCCCACACTTTCGAACATCTTTTTAACACCGATCATGAAGCGATGACGCAAGCTATTATTACGGGTGACAGTGAAATTCATGCCGTATTGGCAAGTGTCTCCCCTGATTTTCCCAATAAGGTGGCGAGTGTCATCGCTAAAACTTACCATAATCCCCAAGTCGTCCAATTGATTTCCAGTCAGCTTGACGTCGATCGTATGGATTACCTCCTACGCGATGCTTACTATACTGGGACAAAATATGGTGAATTCGATATTGACCGCATTCTACGCACGATGAAACCGACCCCCACAGGGATTGGCTTTGATATTGCTGGCATGCACGCTGTGGAAGATTATGTCGTGAGTCGCTATCAAATGTATCTGCAAGTTTATTTCCATCCTGTATCACGTGGCATGGAAGTTTTGCTGGAGCATTTACTGCGGCGCGCACAAGAACTTTATCGCACCGAATCGAGTCAAAACACCAGCACGTTCGGTCCCTTATTAACACCACTATTTAACGGTGAACAATTATCGACCGCAGACTATTTACGCCTAGATGACCATGTTTTTATGGCTTATATTGCGATGTGGCGCGATCACCCAGATAAGATTTTATCTGATTTATCCCGTCGTTTCCTTGATCGTCGACCGCTAAAGTCAATTGTTATTGACGATAATACCGCACCACTTTTGGAAGAATTGGAACAATTAGTGGCCTTTACTGGTTACAATCCAGTTTATTACACAGCTAGGAATGACGCCTATGACCTCCCTTATGATGACTACAAGCCAAATGTGGCTAAGCCGCGGACACAGATTGAATTTATTTTAGATGACGGCTCACACCGTGAATTATCAGAGTTGTCACCCTTAGTTGCCGCAATCAAAGGTAAAGCGTCATTAGATCAGCGGTTCTTCTTCCCAAAAGACATGTTAAGCATCGAACCAGATGATTTGTTTGCGGATACCTTTAAAAAATTTCGCAGCTATATCCATAATAATGCCTTAACAATCCCTAATCCGGAAAGTTAA
- a CDS encoding DUF1934 domain-containing protein, whose amino-acid sequence MSQTQKQMVQLSLTTTVRQDDDVETFNFDTAGELLAKNGHVYLRYTEIIAEQQTKVRFKFEPDKVRLHRTGDGHQTQLVFALGQQVPAFYQTPAGQMHLATYTTQLQTAIDPEKAQGKIAIDYQLIANDQIVGEYALRLQFQAKSSKLN is encoded by the coding sequence ATGTCACAAACACAAAAACAAATGGTCCAATTATCATTAACAACAACTGTTCGTCAAGATGACGACGTCGAGACTTTTAATTTTGACACTGCGGGGGAGTTATTGGCTAAAAATGGTCATGTCTACTTACGTTATACGGAAATCATTGCGGAACAGCAAACCAAAGTCCGGTTTAAATTTGAACCAGACAAGGTCCGATTGCACCGGACAGGTGACGGGCACCAAACCCAACTGGTTTTTGCGCTGGGACAACAGGTGCCAGCTTTCTATCAAACACCGGCTGGGCAAATGCATTTGGCAACTTATACCACGCAGTTACAGACAGCAATCGATCCGGAAAAGGCGCAAGGTAAAATTGCGATTGACTATCAACTCATTGCCAATGACCAGATTGTTGGCGAATACGCGTTACGGTTGCAATTCCAAGCTAAATCTAGTAAACTTAATTAG
- the rpoE gene encoding DNA-directed RNA polymerase subunit delta, with protein MALTQLGNHPKEELALVEIATAILAEHKTVMPFSSLVQEIQDFLAVDAETFRSRLSQFYTDLNTDGSFISLGNNEWGLRAWYPVDAIDESIHEMDDDDDTPKRKKVAKKVNVFADSAADDDVIDYNDDDPEDEDFGEVAEEEVDVDVDDAEIEVEDDDDDTDIIVGDDESIDDNLTELAGTNDLDDLGDGDIEK; from the coding sequence ATGGCACTCACACAATTAGGCAATCACCCAAAAGAAGAATTAGCATTGGTTGAAATTGCAACTGCAATTTTGGCAGAGCACAAGACAGTTATGCCATTTAGCTCACTGGTTCAAGAAATTCAGGACTTTTTGGCAGTTGATGCGGAGACGTTCCGGTCACGTCTCTCACAATTTTATACCGACTTAAATACAGATGGCTCATTCATCTCACTTGGTAACAATGAATGGGGCTTGCGTGCATGGTATCCAGTTGATGCCATTGACGAATCAATCCACGAAATGGATGATGACGATGACACACCAAAGCGTAAGAAGGTTGCAAAGAAGGTTAACGTCTTTGCAGACTCAGCAGCAGATGATGATGTGATCGATTATAACGATGACGATCCTGAAGACGAAGACTTTGGTGAAGTTGCTGAAGAAGAAGTCGATGTTGACGTTGACGACGCTGAAATTGAAGTTGAAGACGATGATGACGACACAGATATTATCGTTGGCGATGATGAATCAATTGATGATAACTTAACAGAATTAGCCGGCACAAACGATCTTGATGATTTGGGCGACGGTGATATTGAAAAGTAA
- a CDS encoding amino acid permease encodes MLDKRNRELNRDLSSNQMQMIALGGTIGVGLFMGSSATIKWTGVSVIFAYALAGFVLYLVMRALGEMLFVDPTVGSFANYATKYIHPLAGYLTVWANVFQWLTVGVSETIAVGVYLNYWFPGVPIWVTGIVVLVTLTLANMATVKAYGNMETWFSMIKVVTIILMIILGFMVILLGFGNGWHPVGFSNLWTHGPFFAGGIKGFMFALSIVMTSYQGIEIIGITAGETQNPKHAIVSAIKSIVARILIFYIGAIFVIITIYPWDKLDQVGSPFVETFSRVGITAAAGIINFVMLTAAMSALNSGIFSSSRMLYTLALNKELSPKFLKLSKHRVPTLPVLAMSGGILIGIVLNALLPLFWRGSSSVFVLVYSASTLPGMVPWFVILISQMKFKRDNPDLLAGHPFKMPWAPYTNYFAIAMLVLTLVYMVINPETRIPLLIGLAFLLVMSVVFFITHHKSAKQQ; translated from the coding sequence ATGTTAGATAAACGGAACAGAGAGTTAAACCGAGATTTATCGTCAAATCAAATGCAAATGATTGCCTTGGGCGGGACGATTGGGGTCGGCTTGTTTATGGGATCATCGGCGACGATTAAATGGACCGGTGTATCAGTTATTTTTGCCTATGCGTTGGCCGGATTTGTTTTATACCTGGTGATGCGAGCACTGGGGGAAATGTTATTTGTTGATCCAACAGTCGGGTCATTTGCTAACTATGCGACAAAATATATTCACCCACTCGCCGGTTATTTAACCGTCTGGGCGAATGTCTTTCAGTGGTTGACTGTTGGGGTCTCAGAAACGATTGCCGTCGGGGTCTATCTGAACTACTGGTTCCCAGGGGTGCCAATTTGGGTCACTGGTATTGTCGTTTTGGTAACGTTGACCTTAGCAAATATGGCTACGGTGAAAGCATATGGCAATATGGAAACTTGGTTTTCAATGATTAAAGTGGTCACGATTATTTTAATGATCATTTTAGGCTTTATGGTGATCTTGCTAGGATTCGGTAATGGGTGGCATCCCGTTGGTTTTTCTAATTTGTGGACGCATGGTCCATTCTTTGCTGGTGGCATAAAAGGCTTTATGTTTGCCTTGTCAATTGTCATGACATCTTATCAAGGTATTGAAATTATCGGGATTACGGCTGGGGAAACGCAAAATCCTAAGCACGCGATTGTGTCAGCTATTAAGTCCATTGTGGCGCGTATTTTAATTTTCTACATTGGGGCTATTTTTGTCATCATCACTATTTATCCATGGGATAAGTTGGATCAAGTTGGCTCACCCTTTGTGGAGACGTTCTCGCGTGTCGGCATTACTGCCGCTGCGGGTATCATTAACTTTGTGATGCTAACAGCTGCTATGTCTGCTTTGAACTCTGGTATTTTTAGTTCAAGTCGTATGCTTTACACGTTGGCGTTGAACAAGGAATTGTCGCCAAAGTTTTTGAAACTTTCAAAGCATCGCGTGCCAACGTTGCCAGTGTTGGCGATGTCAGGTGGTATTTTGATTGGAATTGTGCTTAATGCATTATTACCACTCTTTTGGCGCGGTAGCTCAAGTGTCTTCGTGCTCGTTTATTCGGCAAGTACGTTACCAGGTATGGTACCATGGTTTGTCATTTTGATCAGCCAAATGAAATTTAAGCGTGACAATCCAGACTTGTTGGCAGGACATCCGTTTAAGATGCCTTGGGCACCGTACACCAATTACTTTGCCATTGCCATGCTTGTACTGACATTGGTTTACATGGTGATTAATCCAGAAACACGGATACCACTACTCATTGGACTAGCCTTTTTGTTGGTGATGTCGGTCGTTTTCTTTATCACCCATCACAAGTCAGCCAAGCAACAGTAA
- the plsX gene encoding phosphate acyltransferase PlsX, which yields MTKKIAIDAMGGDYAPLEIVKGVELARDRYPELEFLLFGTESAIKPLVQNWDRLTLIPTTEVIEMGDEPVKAMRRKKDSSMVQAALAVKDGRADALFSAGNTGALLSSAIFLVGRIKGVDRPALATALPSFGGAHDQFVFMDLGANAESKPAHLYQYGILGSFYASHVLGIKEPTVRLLNNGAEEDKGDEVHKTAHLLMKDTTAFNFLGNIEARELLAGTADVVVADGFSGNAALKATEGTALMMLKQLKAAIMAAGLRGKLGGALLKPAFKTVQKQLDYNEAGGAVILGVKAPVVKTHGSAKAPAVANTMGQIKTMLDHQLVPDIEAFIAEHKDELQAGKEALSTQVNG from the coding sequence ATGACTAAAAAAATCGCAATAGATGCCATGGGTGGCGATTACGCTCCACTTGAAATTGTCAAAGGGGTTGAGCTGGCACGTGACCGTTATCCTGAACTAGAGTTTCTGTTATTTGGCACTGAATCAGCGATTAAGCCACTGGTGCAAAACTGGGACCGCTTGACACTGATTCCCACAACAGAAGTGATTGAGATGGGAGATGAACCTGTCAAAGCCATGCGCCGTAAAAAGGACTCATCAATGGTGCAAGCAGCCTTGGCAGTTAAAGACGGTCGGGCAGATGCCTTGTTTAGTGCCGGTAATACTGGTGCGTTGTTGTCCAGTGCTATTTTCTTGGTGGGCCGGATCAAAGGGGTCGATCGACCGGCTTTGGCAACAGCTTTACCAAGTTTTGGTGGGGCACATGATCAATTTGTCTTTATGGATTTAGGCGCAAACGCCGAGAGTAAACCAGCCCACCTTTACCAATATGGTATTTTGGGGAGCTTCTATGCCTCACATGTGCTTGGTATTAAAGAGCCAACCGTGCGCTTGTTGAATAATGGTGCGGAAGAAGATAAAGGTGATGAGGTGCATAAAACAGCCCATCTTTTGATGAAAGACACGACAGCCTTTAACTTCTTAGGTAACATTGAAGCGCGTGAATTATTGGCCGGCACTGCTGATGTTGTCGTGGCGGATGGCTTCTCTGGTAACGCTGCCTTGAAAGCAACAGAAGGCACTGCTTTGATGATGCTTAAGCAACTTAAAGCAGCAATTATGGCTGCTGGTTTGCGTGGTAAGTTGGGTGGTGCACTCTTAAAGCCTGCCTTTAAGACAGTGCAAAAGCAACTCGATTATAATGAAGCCGGTGGCGCAGTTATTTTGGGTGTGAAGGCACCTGTTGTTAAGACGCACGGTTCAGCTAAGGCACCGGCAGTGGCCAACACAATGGGGCAAATCAAGACAATGTTGGATCACCAATTGGTGCCAGATATTGAAGCATTTATTGCAGAACATAAAGACGAACTACAAGCTGGGAAAGAAGCTTTAAGTACACAAGTTAACGGCTAA
- a CDS encoding acyl carrier protein, giving the protein MAMEKEAIYNMMADEIATRFSIKREAVTPDLNFLTDVNADSIDFVELVLEVEDMFNVSISDEDAENLVTLQQTVDYIVAHQN; this is encoded by the coding sequence ATGGCGATGGAAAAAGAAGCAATCTACAACATGATGGCAGATGAAATTGCAACGCGCTTTAGTATTAAGCGTGAAGCAGTGACACCAGATTTAAACTTTTTGACGGATGTGAATGCTGATTCAATTGATTTCGTGGAATTAGTATTAGAAGTCGAAGATATGTTTAATGTCAGCATTTCAGATGAAGATGCTGAAAACTTGGTGACGTTACAACAAACAGTTGACTACATCGTCGCACATCAAAATTAG
- a CDS encoding GAF domain-containing protein has translation MSAVQSPAPLISQLLDTWIQGEGSQDFPMANYANAAAILYQNVADINWVGFYLYDDAQNQLVVGPFLGKPAVALIAPEAGVVGHAFSVQETVVVDDVNTFANHIVCDPNSNAEIVIPLTTADGRRLGVLDIDSPTRQRFSAQDRADLEHFVQTLLAYVK, from the coding sequence ATGTCAGCAGTTCAATCACCAGCACCACTCATCTCTCAGTTACTTGACACTTGGATTCAAGGTGAGGGGAGCCAAGACTTCCCAATGGCCAACTATGCCAATGCGGCCGCTATTTTATATCAAAATGTCGCTGACATTAACTGGGTTGGGTTTTATCTTTATGATGATGCCCAAAATCAATTAGTCGTTGGCCCATTTCTGGGCAAGCCAGCGGTTGCGTTGATTGCACCGGAAGCTGGGGTTGTTGGGCACGCGTTTAGTGTCCAAGAAACCGTGGTGGTTGATGATGTGAACACTTTTGCCAATCATATTGTCTGCGATCCTAATTCAAACGCTGAAATTGTGATCCCATTGACAACGGCTGATGGCCGCCGTCTTGGCGTCTTAGACATTGACTCACCAACGCGTCAGCGTTTCTCGGCACAAGATCGTGCGGACTTAGAACATTTTGTGCAAACGTTATTAGCCTATGTTAAATAG
- a CDS encoding ABC transporter permease/substrate-binding protein: MWQTLMTRHDQFVTALWQHIQLTVAALVIAALIAIPLAIWAENHRRYAEWLLQLTGLFQTLPSLAVLGLLIPVVGIGTPAALIALVIYALLPIFQNTYLGLTEVDQGVLDGGRALGLSRRQILRRIQLPLAQPSIMAGLRTAVVLIIGTATLAALIGAGGLGDFILLGINRNNTNLILIGAFASAALALIGSFGVQWLAKLQHTWRRIVLISLSVLFIGGSVAPLLPQKQAPQTITIAGKLGSEPEILIHMYAALIKQSQPETRVILKPNFGVTTFLYEALTSKKIDLYPEFTGTITATLAKPPVTLPVGADAQTTYLAAKKVAQAQQLTMTQPMQFNDTYGIAVPQNLAKQYHLTTIGDLQHLPHAKAGMTAEFLDRPDGMPAIEQTYGLNVPKVSLDPALRYQAVREQQVSVVDAYTTDSQIKQYHLKVLADDRHVFPVYQGVGLMRSDFAKNHPEIVRAVNQLAGHITNEEMQAMNYAVNVDHQSAEQVARNYLKAHKLLK; encoded by the coding sequence ATGTGGCAAACACTCATGACGCGTCACGATCAATTCGTGACAGCGCTATGGCAACATATTCAATTAACAGTCGCCGCACTCGTGATTGCGGCACTGATTGCGATACCATTGGCGATTTGGGCTGAAAATCATCGGCGCTACGCAGAATGGTTATTACAACTAACAGGTCTCTTTCAAACCTTGCCATCATTGGCAGTTTTAGGGTTACTGATTCCTGTGGTCGGTATTGGGACACCTGCGGCATTAATTGCCTTGGTTATTTATGCGTTATTACCAATTTTCCAAAATACCTATCTTGGTTTAACGGAGGTTGATCAAGGTGTTCTTGATGGGGGCCGTGCATTAGGTTTATCCCGACGTCAGATACTGCGACGGATTCAATTACCACTGGCACAACCAAGTATTATGGCTGGTCTACGGACGGCTGTTGTGTTGATTATTGGCACGGCCACCTTAGCGGCGCTGATTGGTGCTGGTGGCTTAGGTGATTTCATTTTACTTGGCATTAATCGCAATAATACCAATCTTATTTTAATCGGGGCGTTTGCCTCAGCGGCCTTAGCGTTAATTGGGAGTTTTGGTGTTCAGTGGCTCGCCAAATTACAGCATACTTGGCGCCGGATCGTGTTGATTAGTTTGAGTGTGCTTTTTATTGGTGGCAGTGTCGCGCCGTTATTACCGCAAAAACAAGCCCCCCAGACAATCACCATTGCTGGTAAACTGGGATCTGAACCAGAAATTTTGATTCACATGTATGCGGCGTTGATTAAACAGTCTCAACCAGAGACGCGGGTGATTTTAAAACCAAATTTTGGGGTGACCACATTTCTGTATGAAGCGTTGACCAGCAAAAAGATCGACCTTTATCCAGAATTCACCGGCACAATCACCGCAACGCTGGCTAAACCACCAGTGACCTTACCAGTAGGTGCTGATGCGCAAACGACTTATTTAGCTGCTAAAAAAGTCGCCCAAGCACAACAGCTTACGATGACGCAACCCATGCAATTCAACGATACGTATGGGATTGCCGTACCGCAAAATTTGGCCAAGCAATATCATTTAACAACGATTGGGGATTTGCAGCACCTCCCGCATGCCAAGGCAGGGATGACGGCAGAGTTCTTAGATCGCCCTGATGGCATGCCGGCAATTGAGCAGACGTATGGTTTGAATGTACCAAAGGTGAGTTTGGACCCAGCGCTGCGTTATCAAGCTGTGCGTGAACAGCAAGTATCAGTGGTTGATGCTTACACAACTGATTCACAAATTAAACAATATCATTTGAAGGTGTTGGCTGATGATCGGCATGTTTTCCCAGTATATCAAGGGGTTGGTCTGATGCGCTCAGATTTTGCCAAAAACCACCCAGAAATTGTGCGTGCGGTGAATCAATTAGCGGGTCACATCACTAATGAGGAGATGCAAGCGATGAATTATGCTGTCAATGTCGACCATCAATCAGCGGAACAAGTCGCCCGCAATTACTTGAAAGCACACAAATTACTCAAATGA
- a CDS encoding SprT family protein, which yields MMTPAELQQRVMLLSQQVFGRPFQHQATFNARLKTTGGRYFTHSHHLEFNPKMAALPEFDAIIKHELVHYHLHLQHKGYRHRDRDFKQLLAAVGGARYAPKLAATTATKPKHLWRYQCCNGHVLTRQRRIQVDKYRCGQCHGTLRLLGEVPHS from the coding sequence ATGATGACGCCAGCAGAATTACAACAGCGGGTAATGTTGCTCTCGCAACAAGTATTTGGTCGACCGTTTCAACATCAAGCCACCTTTAACGCCCGTTTAAAAACAACTGGTGGGCGTTATTTCACGCATAGTCACCATCTCGAATTTAATCCGAAAATGGCGGCGCTGCCTGAATTTGACGCGATTATTAAACATGAATTGGTGCATTATCATCTGCATCTGCAACATAAAGGTTATCGGCATCGCGATCGTGATTTTAAGCAGTTGCTGGCAGCAGTCGGTGGGGCGCGCTACGCCCCTAAATTAGCGGCGACAACAGCGACTAAGCCAAAACATCTGTGGCGTTATCAGTGTTGCAATGGTCATGTGCTAACCAGACAGCGACGCATTCAAGTCGACAAGTACCGCTGTGGCCAATGTCATGGGACGTTACGGTTGCTTGGGGAAGTTCCCCATTCTTAG
- a CDS encoding Cof-type HAD-IIB family hydrolase: MIQLILSDLDETLLNDDGTIHPENIAAIQDFTQNGGYFVPNTGRSYKSVYGTLAQLGLNKTTQYVVSYNGGAIVAIAPDGQEEIVVEHGMSLTLAQKIFDLGQVNDAVDTHVYTRDNLYIYNISATDQRYMTERQVPYTEITTTDLSFMANEGPVMKVIFEHPDPAVQQAIADAVTAVVGDEVLVTFSSNRYVEFNPKGVDKGVTGLELADILGIARDDTAAIGDNLNDEAQIKAAGVGVAVANAKPEIKALADVVLTTTNNEAAVADFIKHYAQKS; this comes from the coding sequence ATGATACAACTTATTCTATCGGATCTTGATGAAACTTTACTCAACGATGATGGGACAATCCATCCGGAAAATATCGCAGCCATTCAGGATTTTACCCAAAATGGCGGTTATTTTGTACCCAATACTGGCCGATCATACAAGTCGGTTTATGGGACATTAGCGCAACTTGGCCTTAACAAAACAACGCAATACGTCGTGTCCTATAATGGTGGGGCTATTGTGGCTATTGCCCCAGATGGTCAGGAAGAAATTGTTGTTGAACACGGCATGTCGTTGACATTAGCCCAAAAAATATTTGATTTGGGTCAAGTGAACGACGCCGTCGACACGCACGTTTATACGCGCGATAACTTGTACATTTACAATATCTCAGCAACCGATCAACGCTACATGACAGAGCGGCAAGTGCCTTATACTGAAATCACGACAACTGATTTAAGCTTTATGGCTAACGAAGGGCCTGTCATGAAGGTTATTTTTGAACATCCAGATCCTGCTGTCCAACAGGCCATCGCTGATGCGGTGACCGCCGTTGTTGGCGATGAGGTGTTGGTCACTTTTAGTTCAAACCGGTACGTTGAATTTAACCCGAAGGGCGTTGATAAAGGGGTGACGGGCTTAGAGTTAGCCGATATTTTAGGCATTGCCCGTGACGATACAGCGGCGATTGGTGATAATTTGAATGATGAGGCACAAATTAAAGCCGCCGGTGTTGGTGTGGCGGTTGCCAATGCCAAACCGGAAATTAAAGCCTTAGCTGATGTTGTGTTGACGACAACCAATAACGAAGCGGCAGTTGCCGATTTTATTAAGCACTATGCCCAAAAATCATAA